From the Streptomyces sp. Sge12 genome, the window CTCAGGCTCGCGGACTGACACGGACGGGTCGTAAGGCCGACCCGGTGACTGCCGGGTCGGCCCTGGGCCATACAAATGGAACAACTTCCTCACCATTGGCCTGTCCCGTGCCGGGCCATACCGCTGCGACGACGGGCCCCTGCAAGGCCCGGGCGTGCTGCATGGCCGTCAGCCTGCGAACGAAAAGCACCGCGAGGACGGCCGCCGTGATGTCGAGGACGTCACCTGCCAGCATCGTTGTGGCCGCGTCACGCGCCGCCTCGGCGCTCTCCGCACGGGCGTACGTCTGGCGGCCCACGGCCGGTTCACATCCACGCCCACCACCAGTGACGACCCACCGCTCCCCCAGTGACCGCGAAACGATCACCGCGGCGAACAGCTCGTGGGCCCCGTCCGAGAACACGCTCGCGGACGCGGTCGTGGGCAGTCGACAGGCGACAGTCGACGTACGCGTCAGCCGGCCCGAAGACCGACCGCCAGTGTCAGTTCAAGGACTCGCTGTGGCGATGCGAGGTCCGGAAACAGCTCCCGCAGCTGCGTCATCCGGTACCGGACCGTCTGGGGATGGACGAACAACGCCGCCGCCACCTCGTCCCGCCTGCCCTGGTGCAGCAGCCACGCCCGCAACGTCTCCTCCAGCCGCCGTGCCGTGGCGACAGGCAAGGCCCGCAGCGGTGCGAGCGCTCGCGCACGCAGGTCTGCGAACGCGTCCACGTCGGCGCTCAGCACCAGCTCGGGCAGGTGGTCCTCGGTGTCGCGGATATCGGAGGAGAGGGAGCGCGCCCGTACGGCTCGTGCGTACGAGGCGGACGCACGGGTCCATGGCCGGGCCGGGCCGACCACGGCGGTGCGTTCGGTCAGCTGCCGCAACAGATGTGATCGGTCGGCATCGGGGACGAGCAGCACACCGGTGGCGTCCGGCAGATCGTCGAGGACGAGGGTGCTCGGGTCGAGCGCGCGGTAGGCAGGCCGGGCCTGGGCGGCGGGCAGTAGGACCGCGGTCAGCGAAACCGGAGGCTGCCACCCGGCCCGTTGAACGGAGGCCAGCAGCACCTCCGGGCTCGCGCCGGCGAGGAGGTCGCGGGCCAGGTGTTCCAGGTGGCGCTCGTGGGCCCTGCCCCGGGCGCCCAGTTCGTCGGCGTGGCC encodes:
- a CDS encoding PucR family transcriptional regulator, with protein sequence MSHAIRRASELALDETTVTALRAVLKTTADEVVQAIIDEVPPYANALSGRMGATIRRAVRTALGHYLDLASGKATGGDAGDAAYELGRGEVRDGRSMDALLSAYRVGARVAWRCLAAGAVPVGLPAAEVAKFAELTFAYIDELSAASAAGHADELGARGRAHERHLEHLARDLLAGASPEVLLASVQRAGWQPPVSLTAVLLPAAQARPAYRALDPSTLVLDDLPDATGVLLVPDADRSHLLRQLTERTAVVGPARPWTRASASYARAVRARSLSSDIRDTEDHLPELVLSADVDAFADLRARALAPLRALPVATARRLEETLRAWLLHQGRRDEVAAALFVHPQTVRYRMTQLRELFPDLASPQRVLELTLAVGLRAG